A part of Capsicum annuum cultivar UCD-10X-F1 chromosome 6, UCD10Xv1.1, whole genome shotgun sequence genomic DNA contains:
- the LOC107867064 gene encoding cytidine deaminase 1-like: protein MDQLKLKFVVEASEAESISQKLGLPSVRHLLPVLVEPAQSLARPPISNYHVGAVGLGSDGRLFLGVNLEFPGLPLNHSVHAEQFLLTNLAVHHCPGLLAFAVSAAPCGHCRQFLQELRNPCSLQIHITSQHHQNDVTFEPLRAILPNPFGPFDLLDDETPLLLERHNNGLSLLDHDRDGGDLCNGFSDPQSKRVNGVLNSTLVKIAALEAANNSHAPYSGCPSGVAIMDCDGKIYKGSYVESAAYNPSLGPVQAALVAFVAGGGGGYERIVAAALVEKETANVRQEDTARLSLKLISPQCPLTVFHCCSFAEKNGCKKD, encoded by the coding sequence ATGGatcaactaaaactaaaatttgtGGTGGAAGCCTCGGAGGCAGAGTCGATTTCCCAGAAACTGGGGCTGCCCTCTGTCCGGCACCTTCTCCCTGTGTTGGTTGAACCAGCCCAGAGCCTTGCCCGGCCACCCATCTCCAATTACCACGTCGGCGCCGTTGGCCTCGGCTCTGACGGCCGTCTCTTCCTCGGTGTTAACCTCGAATTTCCTGGCCTACCACTTAATCACTCCGTCCACGCTGAGCAGTTTCTCCTCACCAACCTCGCTGTCCACCACTGCCCCGGCCTCCTCGCATTCGCCGTCTCCGCTGCCCCCTGCGGCCACTGCCGACAGTTCCTTCAAGAACTCCGAAACCCTTGCTCTCTCCAAATCCATATCACATCTCAACATCATCAAAACGACGTCACTTTCGAACCATTGCGTGCAATCCTGCCCAACCCATTTGGTCCATTCGATCTCCTGGATGACGAAACTCCTTTGCTCCTCGAGCGTCATAATAACGGTTTATCCCTGTTGGATCATGATCGTGATGGAGGAGATCTGTGCAATGGGTTTTCAGATCCCCAATCTAAGAGAGTGAATGGCGTTCTGAATTCGACCCTTGTAAAAATTGCAGCTTTGGAAGCTGCTAACAATTCACATGCACCTTATAGTGGTTGTCCATCAGGGGTGGCAATCATGGATTGTGATGGGAAGATTTATAAAGGTTCTTATGTGGAATCTGCTGCTTATAATCCAAGTTTAGGGCCAGTGCAAGCGGCATTGGTGGCCTTTGTGGCCGGAGGAGGGGGTGGATATGAACGGATTGTGGCGGCAGCTTTGGTGGAGAAGGAGACCGCTAATGTAAGGCAAGAGGATACTGCTAGGCTCTCTCTCAAGTTGATTTCTCCTCAATGTCCCTTGACAGTTTTCCACTGCTGCTCTTTTGCTGAAAAAAATGGGTGTAAAAAGGATTGA